ACAGGTGTCCAAGTGGGAAAGGAATGTCCATAATTGTCTCATTTACTCTTTGCTAATGATTCTCTCTTTTGCTATAAAGCTAGTATCCAGGAAGCTAAACTAATGAAGGGGATGTTTGCTATCTACGAGAGAGCTTCAAGACAGGCCATCAATTATGAAAAATCTGTTGTGTTCTTTAGTGCAAACACAAGCAAGGAAATGAGAAAGAACATCTGTACTGCACTAGGGAATATGAAAGAAGCGGCAAGTGGAAAATACCTAGGCCTACCTATGCTGATAGGTAGGTCTAAGCAACACGTATTTGGCTACATCGAGCAAAAGGTGAAGGACAAGCTACAAGGATGGAAGAGAAACCTATTAAGTCCAGCAGGAAAAAAGACCCTTATCAAATCTGTGGCAATGGCACTCCCCACCTACACCATGTCATGCTTCAAGATACCCAAAGTATTGAGCAAGAACATAAGCAAGATGATAGCTACATTCTGGTGGGGTGGgggagaaaatgaaagaaaaatgcactAGACTAGTTGGAAAAAAATGGCTCAGGTAAAAGGTAGAGGGGATCTAGGATTCAGAGATTTAGAAAAATTCAATGAAGCACTCCTGGCCAAGCAAATGTGGAGAATACTCACCAATCCTAATCTGCTTGTAAGTAAGGTGATGAAGGCCAAATATCTAGCAAAACCACAGAACTGGAGTAAGGATCCCCCAAAAGCAGCCTCTTGGGTATGGAAAAGCATAATGGAAACCAGGAAAATGGTGAAAGAAGGGACAGGAAAACGAGTAAGCGATGGGAAAACAATTGATATCTGGCAGGATAAATGGATACCAGGGAGTGACAATGGAAGATTAAAAACTGAAAGACATCTACAATGCACGATCAGGAAAGCAGTTGAACTAATCACCGATTGAGAATGGAACCAGGCAACTCTAAAACGTTGGTTTATAGAGAAGGATATCCAAAAGATAAAGACTATTCCAATAAGTACCACAGGGTGCCAAGATAGATTGTACTGGAGATACACCAAATTAGGCGTATTCACTGTGAAATCAGCCTATGATGCAGCAATGGAAGTAAGTTAGGAGCAGCAAAGGGGAAGGATGCAAACAAATATTGGAAGCACCAGCTATGACCAACAGAGCTCAAAAAATCTGGAAGAATGTATGGGCCTTACAGCTGAAACACAAATTAAAGCATTTCATTTGGAGGTGTCAACATCACAGTCTGCCAGTGAATGTACAGATAAGTAAGAGGACAGGCAAAGGTTGAtcggttgcaattttatcatttattttattattaatttcccctattacctgatttgatgtggattaattattagattctactcacttttcgtaatttacatttatttcagggagtagaacaaaaatatcataataaatgccaatttgacagttatcaggaaagagttcaagtagcaggcATCCAGGATATTTTTGGAAGAGGGGGACACAagtcctttttggtaatttgcgGAAGAAAAGGAACGAAGGGCTGGAGTCTTCTTCTCCCTCTAGGAAGAGAGCCGCCGTGCAGCACAGAGAGACTAATTAGATACGAAATGGAATGGCAATTGATGAGCACTAGCTGGACGTTTTagcctttgacttttcttagtTGTTTAGTTCTTAGTACTTACCTTTTCATTCCGTGGATGGGAGGAACAATTAGGAAAACATTGAATCATCTCCTGTtcctttgcttttctttatCCCTTTGACTAAATTTAATTTGCCCATCTTTCACCTGATGGCCGCGGCTCTTTCGCCAATTTTGTGTGGGTTTTGTTCAGCAAGAATGAACTAATTTTTCCTTGTCTAATCAAGggacaacggatgctttgggtcatctaaaattgtgagatcgatttaattttatcttttctttttatttattggtatctGCATATTCTCTTATTACAGTGATTATGATTgttcaattaattgattgtcttggatccggataattagttgattgggtaatctattgtcaattagggcattaaatttgtaattgtttaattgctttaaaatagtgacaactggcatgattgcgttcatgtcaggggaatacgcgggctaacctaaaataaccctggtagtgtgttatttggttagaatagagcTCCTCTAATACATAaggcaattggaaaattaaatcctatgggcgtacctaggattattctCCAATTAGGGCAGTGATTagcgggcgtaccttaatcaccgacaccgTAAGGAGGGGTtaactgtcatcgcttgtttgacagttataacctatttattaataaataattggaattggctctgcatcgatgatcaattaggtgaaccattgctgcaattatttcttgactagatccttaattatcacccatttgattttagtaatttgttatttaatcttTAGTAGCTTCTTAGATTTTAGTTGAATTTCTTTGGTTGTCAccttctgcacaaaaacacccccttgtcactgtgaacttgaaaagaaataattactcccaatccctgtggattcgaccctactcaccgctatctactgaaattacttttagtttgagcagatttttattattgcacaggctgacccTGTCAATTTTTTACGCCGTTgtcggggactggtgccagattaatttgtttcttttttagttcatcttgtcttcattttttttaatttatttttctctctttttatatatagtttatggctgctaacactccgtattttgatgatagactggactttattcctgaatggggttatgagactcatgttttTCTAATAATCAATGGGTTATTGCAAATTGTGAAACTTATTTTGCCTCAGGTTATTCAACTGACACatgccccgcatttcaagatAATTTAAGTGatccaattgatacttttggagattttccacCTCGATTTCAAACGTGGTACGACTCTTACCCAAACAGGTAtaatcaaggatggtgggatgattCTAATTTTAATTATGCGACCGGACCAATGggttttcaacagcaagagtcgcaacaaccatcatccatgtcaggtatgttTCTTCAGGAATTGATTGAATTATTTGCTACTAATACATatcgatttcatcaggagacacaagcaAGCATGCGTAACCTGGCAGATCAAATGCATATATTGACATCCAGGATAGAGCGATTAGCTTCTCACCTTGAAGAATTACCCTCACAGACCAACATTGACCTcgaggaagatgagagtgcaattatccgaccaaatgacatggaactgcaagagtttcaaggaAACTGATCGAAAGAAGCAGTTGCAAAGGAAAgtgaagtgcaagaaatgaggCCCCAATATCAATtcgttcaagtgaatgaattcagtgaacaatctccaaatgcggtgacatctcttCCATTCCTTCATCAATATTCTTCTGACTCTTATTCTTCAATTCTTGTTAAtgaaattgactttattatactagaaaattttgaattttatgacaggaataaattaagagtaGCGATGACAAGATATCTTGAACCAATAAATGCAAGTGAGGGAGGAGTGAGTGGAGAATGCATATCATTGTTGACTTGTTTAGCAccatttactagtccatggaaaTCCGTAACTCGTGTGcccaagaattactctatttacgagggttatcagaactatatagaggatgaagcaTTAAGACGAattacaagattttatcctccatgaacaaaacatgataatgtctagccaaagacattaaagaaagacgCTCATTGGAAGGCAAGCCAATTCTTTTTAGttgtttgttcatttttgtttgTTAGTTTAAATACGTTTTTTCCTTGGATTTGACTGATTTATggtttcaattttcgtttttgatgACTCATAGGCATCCCTCTAACATGACGCGCCCGCATCAACTGGGCGCGTGGCACAGTGCCTGTGCTTAGTAAAAAGGGTTTCGATTCccttgacgtgcccgcgtcatgaCATAGGGAGAGTTCATGGTCAGAATCGTCAGAAGGGGTTCTTGttctcatgacgtgcccgcatCAAGTCGCCTGGAGAGCTCTAGATTCCGTGCCTccttgacgtgcccgcgtcacgttTGCGGGAAAGGTAAGGGTACGTTTGGATTGGTGTTTTTGaacctgtttttgaaaaactgtttttcacattccaaatgctacagtaaatgtgtatttcaaaaacaacttcaaaaacaccaatccaaacaatatatcaaaaacaactccaaatatatttcaattatgcatatttaatttgtatattttaataagtatatttcaatttgtatattttaattatgtattttatatgtatattttaatatattttaattatatattttaatatgtatatttcaattatgtattttaatatgtatattcaattatgtatattatatatatattatattaatataaatatgtttatttcaattatgtataatattatatatattatgtcaattgaaataaatattatatatttatataaatacatttatttatatataaatttataaatatatttatgcaattttgttttataatatatattaatatgtatatttcaattatgtatattatatataaattatattaatattaatgtatattatatatattatacatttctaatattatatatttacatatacatatcataaatattttattttatttaaaatatatttttatatatttataatatatttacataaatattatatgttatataagttatatataatatattatacatttgtataaatgtacatttatattaatatacataatattaattttacatttatacataatattaatacatgtatacatttatattaattatattaatacatttcaacataatattaaaacatatttgtaatatattaatttatacatttatataatattcatttataatttatacatttttaataacatacacttatacatttaaatatacatttatattatgtattatatataatataatacatttataaatttatattaatatacataatattaactttacatttatacataatattaatgcatatatacatttatattaattatataaatacatttctacataatattaatatatatttataatatattaatttatacatttataataatatacacttataatttataatatatttataatattcatttataatttatacatttataataatatacacttatacatttataaatatatttatattatgtattatatagaatataatacatttatatatttttatatgaatatataaatatatttatttataaatgtattataaatgcataaatgtatatttatataaaaattataatttatacatttatacatttataatttataatttataataatatacatttatacatttgtaaatataaatgtattataaatgcataaatgtatatttatataaaaatataaaaattataatattctaaaaatactcaaaaatatgtttcaaaaatacctctaaaaataatccaaaaaaatctacagtaaaagtttttcatatagtttttgaaaaacaaccccaaaaacaactaatccaaacggacttgtttttcagattcgaaatgctacagtggtgtttttgaaaaacaaccccaaaaacagctaatccaaacggagcctaaGTATTCAAAAAAACTCAAGAACGATTATTGATTTTCTGTTAATCTCTacttttgaattttaaaaataaattttgtcaataataaaaaaaaggaaagaagttatatataaaaaaaaatcttcaaaaaaaaaatttttcaaaaaaaaaaacacttttttttttagtaattaACTAAAAAAAAGGGAGAGTCTTCCcgtaaaaaaaattctaaaaagagaaaaaaaataaaatggaaaaaaaaactatttcctttttctttcttcttccttgttCTCCTCTGTGTCGACCGAGGCTCCTTCGTATGCCGCAATCTCCTTCCTCTCAAAGACCGCTGCAGCCTTTCTCCCTCCATCGCAGTGGCGACGAAGCCCCCACCATGGCTGCGCGACTCCAGCTCCATTAAGCTCCGCAACCACcttcttccatttttcccctcCTCGCGTCTCGGGCGCGCTGCCGCCGCTACCTCTCTCTCTGCCACGCACCGCAGCCACACCGCGAGCCACTGACACTCCCTTGCAGTTGCCCAGCTCCTCTCGCCTCCGCGCGCGCAGCTCCTCTCCACCTCCACCCCGCGCCAACGGCACCAGCAGCGGCAGCGCTCCACTGCTGTCCGccgatctctctctctctcaacccACGCCACTCATGAAGCCGCGGCTCTCCAAACGCCGCCGCTTTCCACCTGAGCGTCGCAAGCTACTGAGTCCCTTGCCGCACCTTCGCTCCATGTAGTCATCGAGGTGGAGGTATTCGTCTAACTCCTGTTCTTTAACATGTCCAGCAGCCCGTGTtggtaatttttcaattttaagtGCATAGGGCAATTTTGGAGTCATTTGGGATTTATTTTGCCGCTTCAGTTATTGCGTaaattgaagtgaattgttggaCTACTATGGGCATCCACTGAGCGCTGCTTCACTTgggtttttgttgaaatttttgctgATTCGGTTGGCTAGTTGAGATTTTTCATTTACTAGAGTTTACCCCCAGTGGTACtggtgggaatattttaaattgaatCTGTTACCTCTAATTGGTTGGCTGAGTTCTTATTGACAAATTTCTAAGCTGTCGTAGTTGCATTTGCTGGTTTTGACTTATCATTGCCTGGCCAACTGGAACcatctgttgagattttgggtggaCCTACATACTGCAATTGTCTATTGATATTTGGGTGATTTGGTTCTGCTACTGCCTGTTGATTTGGAAACCTGGTTGCTTGATTTACTTGTTGAGATTGGTAGTTTTCAGTTGAGTTGTTGGGGCGCTCTAGCTGTTGGTTTCTATTATTGATTTGGAGGGACATTGTTAGTGATTTGGGTTGCCTGTTTGCATTGTTTCTTACCTATGTGTGCATCAGTGGCATTGGTTGGGATGTTTTGACTAGCATTTGTTATTTCTATTTGGTTGGCTGCCTGATTGGGAACTAAGTGCTTGTCATTGTGTGGTTATTATCAAATTTCTAAACTGCTTTTGCTGGAATTGCCGATTTTGAGTTAAGAAATTAACAGTCCAATTGGAGACATTTATTAAGATTTTGGGATGGGCAAGTTTTGTCAGCTTTTATGCAGAAATTTGGCAGCATTTATGCAGCACACCGGAATTTCTCCTTAATTTCTGCCTAACCCTCAACTATTTTGACGACTCcagggaagtaccgttgcccTTCTCCTTCCTTTTGTTGTTAgtttatcacattgagggcaatgtgtgatttaggtgtgggggggagcAAATGGGGGGTGCTAGCGTTTCTAGTTTTTAggtgttatttatttatttatttatttttctcatatttttttcctttctttctttttagtttgttatttggccATCTTTCGtgtatttcctttctttctttttagtgaTTAGTTCACATGTGCATGCCaaggtttgatgttggattgttgcccctatttctacttttgcctagttttaataataaaaatgtatcgagttaatgtggttgaatccaagagcatttctttggtgaatatcagtgaTTATGTAGctcttttaatttttggttaacttctcTAAGTATAGGAAATaattgttggcattttcatgtgaattggtccaatgattaattttagttctctaTGTTTGAAAAATGAGGTTAGCTGAcgcaaattttcttttgattttttgtgttattttgagTTTCTGATGTTATTTAACTGTGAATAAGAGTTGGCTGTACTCCGCTAGTCTTtactaccgagtaaccggggatcttcaccaaaaatgtcgattctcgcgtaaAAAAGTACTAAttgctatgagtacgtggttACGTGGCGATAGAAACTGAGTAATCGGGCTCTTTCATCTGACAAAtgtcggagttcgcgtcaaaaggctccaatggctagcgactaagtcttttATTACTATTGAgaacagcaaaaaaaaaaagagggaaaaaatcaaaaaaaaagagaagagaaaagtagacaaatgtgataaaaaaagtgaaggttgtgttagtgtatAAAAATAGTCATCTCGCCGATTTAtagatttaatgttgagattttggttaatagttggaccatttgctgataaatgttgtgcgTCATTccattttcttagattagttaacctgaaattggaggagtttgtgatttagaaaCTAACCagagtgatgtttcttggatcttgatcactaatgcttgatatatatttttcttgatattttggcAATATGGTGGATAGGGCAATAGTCTTTGTCAAATATTGATGTTTGTTTGTTGTTCTCAtgtttgaggacaagcatggtttaggtttGGGGGGAATTGAtcggttgcaattttatcatttattttattattaatttttcctattacctgatttgatgtggattaattattagattctactcacttttcgtaatttacattcatttcaGGAAGTAGAGCAAAAATATCATAATAAATGTCAATTTGACAGTTATCAGGAAAGAATTCAAGTAGCAAGCATCCAGGGTATTTTTGGAAGAGGGGGACACAagtcctttttggtaatttgcgGAAGAAAAGGAACGAAGGACTGGAGTCTTCTTCTCCCTCTAGGGAGAGAGCCGCCGCGCAGCATAGAGAGACTAATTAGATACGAAATGGAATGGCAATTGATGAGCACTAGCTGGACGTTTTagcctttgacttttcttagttgtttagtttttagtACTTACCTTTTCATTCCGTGGATGGGAGGAACAATTAGGAAAACATTGAATCATCTCCTgctcctttgtttttctttatccCTTTGACTAAATTTAATTTGCCCATCTTTCATTTGATGGCCGCGGCTCTTTCGCCAATTTTGTGTGGGCTTTGTTCAGTAAGAATGAACTAATTTCCCTtgtctagtcaagggacaacggatgctttgggttatctaaaattgtgagatcgatttaattttatcttttctttttatttattggtatctGCATATTCTCTGATTACAGTGATTATGATTgttcaattaattgattgtcttggattcagataattagttgattgggtaatctattgtcaattagggtattaaatccgtaattgtttaattactctaaaatagtgacaactggcatgattaggtttgtgtcaagggaatacgcgggctaagcTAAAATAACCCtagtagtgtgttatttggttagaatagggctcctctaatacataaggcaattggagaattaaatcctacggGCGTATCTAGAATTATTCTCCAATTAGGGCAGTGATTAAAgtgcgtaccttaatcaccaacacagtaaggaggggttgactgtcatcgcttgtttggcagttataacctatttattagtaaataattggaattggctctgcatcgatgatcaattaggtgaaccattgctgaagttatttcttggctagatccttaattatcacccatttgattttagtaatttgttatttaatcttTAGTAGCTTCTTAGATTTTAGTTGAATTTCTTTAGTTGTCAccttctgcacaaaaacacccccttgtcactgtgaacttgaaaagaaataattactcccaatccctgtggattcgatccTGCTTACCGCTATCTActgaaattacttttagtttgagcaggtttttattattgcacaggctgacaccCTGTCAAAGGTAGTCCAATGTGTAGAAGCTATTGGGAAGAGGTGGAAACAATCGAGCATATGCTATTCTTCTGCCAAAATGCTGAAACCACCTGGAAACTATCACCAGTGCAATGGGATGGTTTGAAGGATATGAGAAGCAATTTTGTAAGATGGTGGGAAGGAATATTAGGAGCAAAACAAAGGGATCACGGACAGGAGCACATTGCTCTCACCGTAAATATCCTATGGCAAATATGGAAGGCAAGAAACAGGAAAGCTTTTGAGACAAAAGAGACAGATCCCAGAAAGTCAGTACAGCAAGCTATAGTAGAGTGGGAAGAGCATATAGAAGCTCAAAAAGACACAGATGGAGAGTCCATTCAACAAACAACAAACTCAAGCAATAGAGGGAAATGGATTCCAGCACCAGGGGGGCTGATAAAGATAAACACAGATGCTGCGTTCTCACAAAACATAGGGAGAACAGGCATAGGTGTTGTGGCTAGAAATGTAgaaggtaaactggtcaaagcCTGGGCACGAGCTGCACACAAGACTAGTGAACCACAAATGGAGGAAGCATCATCAATTAGGATGGGAATGCAAATGGCTCAAGAAGCAAACTGGAGGGCAGTAGAATTCCAATCTGATTGCAAAGAGGTGGTGGATATGATAAACAAGGAAACTGGGCAGCAATCAAGGGTAGATATTATCCTTGAGGACATTGCGATTATGAGATATTTGTTTGCAAAATGTACTTTCTCTTTTGTCCATAGAACTGGAAATTGTTGTGCATGTAGTTTGGCAAAGTTTGTGGTAAAGCTAACTAAAAATGTTGAATGGAAAGAGTACTTTCTCATGTGGCTCCATGAGAGTGCACAAAATGATTACAAAGGAAGCAATTCTGATGTATCCAATCTTGTACTATCAAGTTAATGATATgatgtttgacaaaaaaaatattacaccTACTAAGACACCTTCTCACTCTCCTATAAAAAAATGGCAAACTTGGTGATGCATCACACTAAATTCGTGCATTTTTCATTCGAAATTATATGGAATTACAAACTAAGAGCAGTGTTTTCATAACTGGATCGGActggccggttcgaccggttggacCCTAAACCGGACATGTCACCGGTCCGATCTAGTGTTAAAGTCGCAAGGTAATGAAAAACTGTTGAAAACCAAGCGAACCCTTCAAACCGTAAACCAgcgattttttaaaattttcaaatattcagccaaatttttcaaaccaATAATAAGAATGGAGCTCTTGGGATTCGAACTCAGGTCTCTACAATCACATCAAAGGCTTGCTACCGCTGGACTATGTTCACAAGACAAGCTTTTTGTTGTGTACAATGCTATTTATCTTAagttaaaaactaaaatctaattaaacaaaaggAAACCCTAGCACTAAGACACGGACACCAAACAACactttttgcttttgtttcCCTTATCCTTGATTCTCTGTCTCTGCttcttctcttgttttttttttcatttttttctttgtaacCTTTCCACCTCCAAATCAAATACCCATGACAAAATATTTCTCAAGCCTTCCCCATTATTATCAAGTTATAATCTTAGTTGATTTATAAGCAAGTTGGAAGCTTCAACTTTCATAAGAGTTTTTTCATTTTGatgagtttaattttttttccttttcaagatttttgttttctatttctaTTTGCAAATGATTCAAtacaaatattcaaaaaattttatcaaaagaaaattttcaactagTCCATGACAGAGATGCCGTTTGTCTTGTGATAAGTGTATTATCTACTAttataattttacaattttttggagtttcatgtataacttttaggaaatttattattatctcaatttaaatttagttttaaattCAAGTGTAGAGTGAAGACCCATGAAGTACTTAGCATTAAAgttgcaaaaaaaaacaaatagagAACTGATGAACCGACCGGtcgaaccgcgaaccggccctTTCTCGGATTTACTGGctggtccgagtttaaaaacattgacTAAGAGTTTCATTCGAGCATTCATCCGACGTTACCGAgcattccccccccccccccccccccccccccccaacggAGCATTTGCCCCGTAAC
This portion of the Coffea arabica cultivar ET-39 chromosome 2e, Coffea Arabica ET-39 HiFi, whole genome shotgun sequence genome encodes:
- the LOC113728957 gene encoding uncharacterized protein; amino-acid sequence: MCRSYWEEVETIEHMLFFCQNAETTWKLSPVQWDGLKDMRSNFVRWWEGILGAKQRDHGQEHIALTVNILWQIWKARNRKAFETKETDPRKSVQQAIVEWEEHIEAQKDTDGESIQQTTNSSNRGKWIPAPGGLIKINTDAAFSQNIGRTGIGVVARNVEGKLVKAWARAAHKTSEPQMEEASSIRMGMQMAQEANWRAVEFQSDCKEVVDMINKETGQQSRVDIILEDIAIMRYLFAKCTFSFVHRTGNCCACSLAKFVVKLTKNVEWKEYFLMWLHESAQNDYKGSNSDVSNLVLSS